One Mugil cephalus isolate CIBA_MC_2020 chromosome 22, CIBA_Mcephalus_1.1, whole genome shotgun sequence genomic window carries:
- the lin7a gene encoding protein lin-7 homolog A isoform X1 yields the protein MATVVQPLTLDRDVARAIELLEKLQESGDVPGHKLQSLKKVLQSEFCTAIREVYQYMHETITVNGCPEYQARATAKATVAAFAASEGHSHPRVVELPKTEEGLGFNVMGGKEQNSPIYISRIIPGGVAERHGGLKRGDQLLSVNGVSVEGEHHEKAVELLKAAKDSVKLVVRYTPKVLEEMEARFEKLRTARRRQQQQLLMQQQQQQNMSSQQNHMSFFQKKK from the exons ATGTTGCCAGGGCCATTGAGCtgctggagaagctgcaggagtCGGGCGATGTTCCCGGTCACAAGCTCCAGTCTCTGAAGAAGGTCCTTCAGAGTGAGTTCTGCACCGCCATCAGAGAG GTTTACCAGTACATGCATGAAACAATAACAGTCAATGGCTGTCCAGAATACCAGGCGAGGGCCACAGCTAAG GCCACAGTCGCGGCCTTCGCAGCCAGCGAAGGTCACTCCCACCCGCGGGTGGTGGAGCTGCCGAAGACGGAGGAAGGGCTCGGCTTCAACGTGATGGGCGGTAAAGAGCAGAATTCCCCCATATATATTTCCCGCATCATTCCCGGGGGCGTTGCAGAGAGGCACGGCGGCCTGAAACGAGGGGACCAGCTCTTGTCTGTCAACGGTGTG AGCGTAGAGGGGGAGCACCACGAGAAAGCGGTGGAGCTGCTGAAGGCGGCCAAGGACAGCGTGAAGCTGGTGGTCCGCTACACCCCCAAAGtgctggaggagatggaggcgCGCTTCGAGAAGCTGCGCACGGCCCGGCggcgtcagcagcagcagctcctcatgcagcaacagcaacagcaaaacaTGTCCTCTCAGCAGAACCACATGTC GTTTTTCCAAAAGAAGAAGTGA
- the lin7a gene encoding protein lin-7 homolog A isoform X2, producing MATVVQPLTLDRDVARAIELLEKLQESGDVPGHKLQSLKKVLQSEFCTAIREVYQYMHETITVNGCPEYQARATAKATVAAFAASEGHSHPRVVELPKTEEGLGFNVMGGKEQNSPIYISRIIPGGVAERHGGLKRGDQLLSVNGVSVEGEHHEKAVELLKAAKDSVKLVVRYTPKVLEEMEARFEKLRTARRRQQQQLLMQQQQQQNMSSQQNHMS from the exons ATGTTGCCAGGGCCATTGAGCtgctggagaagctgcaggagtCGGGCGATGTTCCCGGTCACAAGCTCCAGTCTCTGAAGAAGGTCCTTCAGAGTGAGTTCTGCACCGCCATCAGAGAG GTTTACCAGTACATGCATGAAACAATAACAGTCAATGGCTGTCCAGAATACCAGGCGAGGGCCACAGCTAAG GCCACAGTCGCGGCCTTCGCAGCCAGCGAAGGTCACTCCCACCCGCGGGTGGTGGAGCTGCCGAAGACGGAGGAAGGGCTCGGCTTCAACGTGATGGGCGGTAAAGAGCAGAATTCCCCCATATATATTTCCCGCATCATTCCCGGGGGCGTTGCAGAGAGGCACGGCGGCCTGAAACGAGGGGACCAGCTCTTGTCTGTCAACGGTGTG AGCGTAGAGGGGGAGCACCACGAGAAAGCGGTGGAGCTGCTGAAGGCGGCCAAGGACAGCGTGAAGCTGGTGGTCCGCTACACCCCCAAAGtgctggaggagatggaggcgCGCTTCGAGAAGCTGCGCACGGCCCGGCggcgtcagcagcagcagctcctcatgcagcaacagcaacagcaaaacaTGTCCTCTCAGCAGAACCACATGTCGTAG